The following proteins are encoded in a genomic region of Anticarsia gemmatalis isolate Benzon Research Colony breed Stoneville strain chromosome 17, ilAntGemm2 primary, whole genome shotgun sequence:
- the RpS9 gene encoding ribosomal protein S9 — protein MVNNRVPSVFSKTYVTPRRPFEKARLDQELKIIGEYGLRNKREVWRVKYTLARIRKAARELLTLEEKDPKRLFEGNALLRRLVRIGVLDEKQMKLDYVLGLKIEDFLERRLQTQVFKAGLAKSIHHARILIRQRHIRVRKQVVNIPSFIVRLDSGKHIDFSLKSPFGGGRPGRVKRKNLRKGQGGGAAADEEED, from the exons ATGGTGAACAACAGAGTACCTTCGGTATTCTCGAAGACGTACGTGACGCCTCGTCGTCCGTTCGAGAAGGCTCGCTTGGACCAGGAGCTGAAGATCATCGGCGAGTATGGTCTGAGGAACAAGCGTGAAGTGTGGCGCGTCAAGTACACGCTCGCCCGCATCCGTAAGGCTGCCCGTGAGCTGCTCACCCTCGAGGAGAAGGACCCCAAGAGATTGTTTGAAG GAAATGCGCTCCTCCGTCGTTTGGTGCGCATCGGAGTGTTGGATGAGAAACAGATGAAGCTCGATTACGTGCTAGGTCTGAAGATCGAGGACTTCTTGGAGCGTCGTCTCCAGACCCAGGTGTTCAAGGCTGGTCTCGCCAAGTCCATCCATCATGCCCGCATCCTCATCAGACAAAGACACATCCG CGTCCGCAAGCAGGTGGTGAACATCCCGTCGTTCATCGTCCGCCTGGACAGCGGCAAACACATCGACTTCTCACTCAAGTCGCCCTTCGGCGGCGGCAGGCCCGGCCGCGTCAAGAGGAAGAACCTGCGCAAGGGACAGGGTGGCGGCGCCGCAGCCGACGAGGAGGAAGATTAG